One window from the genome of Malus domestica chromosome 01, GDT2T_hap1 encodes:
- the LOC103443780 gene encoding probable plastid-lipid-associated protein 14, chloroplastic: MALCGVGLSPSFESFEVVCVSGNLSTRLIRPSLMRTIGKTSDWKRRPCLGVRCSSLKMEENAPSDLSVPVEEDSGHVIRFKISDFKILDRVSAGLGGRAGEVVFEAIVKDTDSPLYNTQVVLRRLTSVRAQRRGRRAIEVLKKLARRRLMYHSYSMQVHGYISSATSSGRSSFTLVHGYHGSFSLRHWLQQSDWLPTLEATLALDKESVRKVGDDTVGGSAVSRQLRMTRILMRDLLIGVNYLHSHGLAHTELRLENVHISPVDRHIKVGILGSAADFYEDRPDGTMDNNLDRRQMMIAFDMRCLGFMVAKMVLQELMDPVIFAKFKSFLTKGNDPSCLREFLLQILHRNSSSGNAGLQILDRNWGAGWNLLSLLLATKPSKRVSCLDALTHPFLCGPRWRVVPSIDVIRWGLGSTAMRISEEYIYGQPQRSRLSHFIELMEMLNPHSRPKNWLELLPGKWRLLYCTGRHIGLTFRQPPEQVLIGHVHLTVSSISKLNMNLSFTSDIGFTVMTGKNWPHDKTGVEGKLQVNSLFRLMAGRRLYLKEEENSTGQLSFSPSNARDAFAQKLSGGKWRKALPFKESPSSLPVAKLLSSGVDDVTLNLGDPLSKNLNSAGNVVQEIRIQVPPEMFDLSKLACGTYVDSRLLVLRGVNGSALFFTRSGFDESC; this comes from the exons ATGGCGCTATGTGGGGTTGGCTTGAGTCCAAGTTTTGAAAGTTTTGAAGTAGTTTGTGTTAGTGGAAACTTGTCGACAAGACTGATCAGACCGAGCCTTATGCGGACCATTGGAAAGACATCGGATTGGAAGAGGAGACCGTGTTTGGGAGTCCGTTGTTCATCGCTGAAAATGGAGGAGAATGCTCCAAGTGACTTGTCTGTTCCTGTGGAGGAAGATTCAGGGCATGTCATAAGGTTCAAGATCTCTGATTTCAAGATTCTTGACCGTGTTAGTGCTGGCCTTGGTGGTCGG GCAGGCGAAGTAGTTTTTGAAGCTATAGTAAAGGATACTGATAG CcctttgtataatacacaagttGTACTTCGACGTCTTACTAGTGTTCGTGCTCAGCGTAGGGGTAGACGAGCAATAGAG GTGTTAAAGAAGTTAGCTCGTCGTAGACTCATGTACCATTCTTATTCAATGCAAGTGCATGGTTACATCTCTTCAGCTACAAGTAGTGGTCGTTCCTCATTCACTCTGGTCCATGGG tATCATGGTAGTTTTTCTTTAAGACATTGGCTACAACAATCGGATTGGCTCCCAACCTTGGAGGCTACTCTTGCATTGGACAAGGAATCTGTTAGAAAAGTGGGAGATGACACAGTTGGAGGATCTGCAGTTTCTCGGCAACTACGAATGACTAGAATATTGATGAGAGATCTCTTAATCGGA GTGAACTACTTGCACAGCCATGGACTTGCCCACACGGAATTGAGGCTGGAGAACGTGCACATAAGTCCAGTGGATAGACACATTAAA GTAGGAATATTAGGTAGTGCTGCTGACTTTTATGAGGATCGCCCAGATGGAACTATGGATAATAACTTGGATAGGCGACAAATGATGATTGCATTTGACATGAG ATGTCTTGGATTCATGGTGGCAAAAATGGTGCTGCAGGAACTTATGGATCCTGTTATATTCGCAAAGTTCAAGTCATTTCTCACAAAG GGAAATGACCCTTCATGCTTGCGTGAATTTTTATTGCAAATACTCCATAGAAATTCCTCATCTGGAAATGCTGGACTGCAA ATACTTGATAGGAATTGGGGTGCAGGGTGGAACCTTTTATCCTTGTTGCTAGCAACAAAACCTTCTAAAAGAGTAAG TTGCTTAGATGCTCTTACACACCCATTTCTATGTGGTCCTCGGTGGCGGGTAGTCCCATCCATTGATGTCATCAGATGGGGACTTGGCTCAACTGCAATGCGAATCTCAGAAGAATATATTTACGGCCAGCCTCAG CGTAGCAGGCTATCTCACTTCATCGAGTTAATGGAGATGCTAAATCCTCATTCAAGGCCAAAG AATTGGCTGGAATTGCTGCCAGGAAAGTGGCGTCTGTTGTACTGTACTGGAAGGCACATTGGTTTAACCTTTCGGCAACCTCCTGAACAAGTCCTCATTGGCCATGTACACCTAACTGTATCAAGCATATCGAAGTTGAACATGAACCTGTCGTTTACCTCTGACATTGGCTTCACAGTCATGACCGGCAAGAACTGGCCCCATGACAAGACTGGTGTAGAGGGGAAACTGCAAGTAAACTCTTTATTTAGATTAATGGCCGGGAGACGGTTATATctcaaggaagaagaaaatagcACAGGACAACTCTCCTTCAGCCCATCTAATGCTCGCGACGCCTTTGCTCAGAAATTATCAGGTGGAAAGTGGAGGAAAGCACTCCCATTTAAGGAATCTCCGTCAAGCCTGCCAGTGGCAAAACTCCTTTCAAGCGGCGTTGATGATGTAACACTGAATCTCGGTGATCCATTGAGTAAAAATCTCAATAGCGCAGGAAATGTAGTTCAAGAAATTCGAATACAAGTCCCGCCTGAAATGTTCGATTTGTCGAAGCTCGCGTGTGGAACATACGTCGACTCCAGACTGCTCGTCCTTCGTGGGGTAAATGGTTCTGCACTCTTTTTTACACGGTCTGGTTTCGATGAAAGTTGTTAA